One Bufo gargarizans isolate SCDJY-AF-19 chromosome 4, ASM1485885v1, whole genome shotgun sequence DNA window includes the following coding sequences:
- the KCNE4 gene encoding potassium voltage-gated channel subfamily E member 4 has product MLTMEDPVNGTMTSQDISLHQGTPSQVTNGKDNNEYLYILTVMAFYGIFLMGIMLVYMRSKKREKESKLLLLYQDEEKLWTEIRKSTSSLSVSKTPQQSTMFSILQESFVPSRFCTDYTIVDSSLSSESSSSEVHFTIQEEATEGPAQEKAVEEKSEDKTQIS; this is encoded by the coding sequence ATGTTGACGATGGAAGATCCGGTGAATGGGACCATGACGAGCCAAGACATTAGTTTGCATCAAGGAACACCAAGCCAAGTAACAAATGGGAAGGATAACAATGAGTATCTTTATATTCTGACTGTCATGGCCTTCTATGGAATATTTCTGATGGGCATCATGCTAGTCTACATGCGATCAAAAAAGAGGGAGAAAGAATCCAAACTTCTTCTACTCTACCAGGACGAGGAGAAGTTGTGGACAGAGATCAGAAAAAGCACATCTTCTCTTTCTGTATCCAAAACTCCCCAGCAGAGCACTATGTTCTCTATCCTGCAGGAGAGTTTTGTACCAAGCCGTTTCTGCACTGACTACACTATAGTGGACAGTAGCCTGAGCTCTGAATCTTCCTCCTCTGAGGTCCACTTCACCATCCAAGAAGAAGCTACAGAGGGACCTGCTCAAGAAAAAGCAGTTGAAGAAAAATCTGAGGATAAAACACAGATTTCCTAG